Proteins encoded within one genomic window of Flavobacteriales bacterium:
- the dnaN gene encoding DNA polymerase III subunit beta, producing MKFIVSSAQLLKQLQSISGVLNSSNTLPILDNFLFDISSNTLSISASDLETTMKTKVENAEANEDGNIAIPAKLLLETLKTFSDQPLTFLIDESTYGIEIGSENGKFKLAGQNGDEFPKTPSMESSSSTMMSSLVLASAINKTLFATGNDELRPIMSGVFCEMSSDGCTFVATDAHKLVKYKRNDANAENTVSFILPKKPLTLLKNTLVNDSEVTIEYNETNAYFKFDNLELICRLIDGKYPNYEAVIPKENPNVLTIDRLEFYNSIRRVGIFASKSTHQIRLKIAGSELQISSEDLDFSNEAFERLSCQYIGDDVEIGFNSRFLLEMLNNLESEQINLEMSSPNRAGIIIPQDGVSENEDVLMLVMPVMLNQ from the coding sequence ATGAAATTTATAGTTTCTAGTGCACAACTACTAAAACAATTACAAAGTATAAGTGGAGTTTTAAACTCTAGTAATACTCTTCCAATTCTGGATAACTTTTTATTCGATATTTCCAGTAACACCCTTAGCATTTCCGCTTCAGACTTGGAAACAACCATGAAAACCAAAGTGGAAAATGCAGAGGCAAATGAAGATGGTAATATTGCCATTCCTGCCAAACTACTGTTGGAAACTTTGAAAACCTTTTCAGACCAACCACTCACCTTCCTTATTGATGAATCAACTTATGGAATTGAAATAGGTTCTGAAAACGGAAAGTTTAAACTGGCTGGACAAAATGGCGATGAATTTCCAAAAACACCCTCTATGGAATCATCATCAAGCACTATGATGTCTTCACTAGTACTTGCTTCAGCAATAAACAAAACATTATTTGCAACAGGAAACGATGAGTTGAGACCAATCATGTCAGGAGTATTTTGTGAAATGTCATCAGATGGTTGCACTTTTGTAGCAACAGATGCTCACAAATTAGTAAAATACAAACGTAATGATGCAAATGCTGAAAATACTGTATCCTTTATCTTACCTAAAAAACCGCTTACACTTTTAAAGAATACACTAGTCAACGATTCAGAAGTTACTATTGAATACAATGAGACTAACGCTTATTTTAAGTTTGATAATCTTGAATTAATCTGTCGACTAATTGATGGAAAATACCCTAATTATGAGGCCGTTATACCAAAAGAAAATCCAAATGTTTTAACTATTGACCGATTAGAGTTTTACAATTCTATACGAAGAGTTGGAATATTTGCCAGTAAGTCTACTCACCAAATCAGATTAAAGATTGCTGGTTCTGAATTACAGATTTCGTCTGAAGATTTAGACTTTTCAAATGAAGCATTTGAAAGATTGAGTTGTCAATACATTGGCGATGATGTAGAAATAGGTTTCAATTCTCGTTTTTTGTTAGAAATGCTTAATAATTTAGAATCTGAGCAAATTAATTTAGAGATGAGTTCTCCAAATAGAGCAGGCATTATAATACCTCAAGATGGCGTTTCAGAAAACGAAGATGTATTGATGCTCGTAATGCCTGTAATGCTTAATCAATAA
- a CDS encoding DUF4340 domain-containing protein, with amino-acid sequence MKKIIIVILLITLAIVAFYKSNHKTAIQKELKNFAIEDTSSITKVFFADRFDNTVTLNKSNGQWLVDNKYTVRADAIEYLLKTIKTIEVKHPVSNSMHDKIIKNLSTNAVKVEIFTDDKEKAFKTYYVGGETKDMIGSYMIMENSSRAYAVYIPGFNGFLAPRYNIDGAVVKVDLWRNRNIFNFKAEEIKSVSVKNNDNEKESFSIYINEGEYFFSRNNITKRIPLKNGKQYFDLFKNVNCEGFMNNFSKKDSIFNSQSFHIITIEDINNNITTLQSFHKKPEKEEYLQLDGVKQEYDVDRMYAKFKDDLMLIQFYVFDKILLKSAQFNVEK; translated from the coding sequence ATGAAGAAGATAATAATAGTAATTCTGTTAATTACACTAGCTATTGTAGCATTTTACAAAAGTAATCACAAGACAGCTATTCAAAAAGAACTCAAAAACTTCGCCATAGAAGACACATCTTCAATTACTAAAGTGTTCTTTGCAGATAGATTTGATAATACAGTTACTCTTAATAAATCAAATGGTCAATGGCTAGTAGACAATAAATACACAGTTCGTGCTGACGCAATTGAATATTTACTTAAAACTATTAAAACTATTGAGGTAAAGCATCCTGTAAGCAACAGTATGCATGATAAAATCATTAAAAACCTATCTACAAATGCTGTGAAAGTTGAGATTTTCACCGATGATAAAGAAAAAGCATTTAAAACCTATTATGTAGGTGGTGAAACGAAAGATATGATTGGAAGCTATATGATTATGGAAAATTCCAGTAGAGCCTATGCTGTATACATTCCGGGTTTTAATGGATTCCTTGCCCCTAGATATAACATTGATGGTGCAGTCGTTAAGGTAGATTTGTGGAGAAATCGTAATATTTTTAATTTTAAAGCAGAAGAAATAAAATCTGTTAGTGTGAAAAATAATGACAATGAAAAAGAGTCATTCAGTATTTACATTAATGAAGGAGAATACTTCTTCAGTAGAAATAATATTACCAAGCGTATTCCTCTAAAAAATGGAAAACAATATTTTGACTTATTTAAAAATGTTAATTGCGAGGGCTTTATGAATAACTTCTCAAAGAAAGACTCCATTTTTAACAGTCAATCATTTCATATTATTACAATTGAGGATATAAACAACAACATCACTACTCTTCAGTCATTTCATAAAAAACCCGAAAAAGAAGAATACTTGCAACTTGACGGAGTAAAACAAGAATACGATGTGGATAGAATGTACGCAAAATTTAAGGATGACTTAATGCTCATTCAGTTCTATGTATTTGATAAAATATTACTGAAATCAGCTCAATTTAATGTTGAAAAGTAG
- the gldG gene encoding gliding motility-associated ABC transporter substrate-binding protein GldG: MRAYLNKQLLLNIFIIILLNIVASFFFFRIDLTEEKRHSLNDTTKDVVSSLDDIAYVKVYLDGDLPSGFIRLKNSTKDILDEFRNYSSLIEYEFINTNDFSSIDERNKLYTELSENGLEPTNLQVQENNGNSEQIIFPGAIVYYKGRSQSLNLLQNQIGTNPENVLNNSIEDIEFELTNALFKLMNNNKPSIAFLEGNNELNELETADISHSLGQVKGSLSEYFNVQRFNIKDYELEANGSPSLINQLNRLNKFEAIIIAKPTQKFTKVDKFLIDQYIMNGGKTIWFIDGVIMDMDSLKGNAPYSMAIPNDLNLTDMLFKYGLRVNYDLVMDFQADNIPIIVGYQGDVPQQQLLPWLYHPIFIPKSKHPIVKNIDGIKSSFVSSVDTVSAKNIKKTPLLFSSPYSKLPKAPHRVSLNILEQNPSIEQYNHGKIPVGYLLEGKFESVFTNRLAPNDDKLKPLNQSKANKMIVFGDGDLIKNHVNSSGLSYPLGYNHYSNTQYLGNKRMIVNALNYILGNNNIINIRAKEINLRLLNKKEIKENKLKWQLINTLLPIFIMSIIISLLLLRRKRQYR, translated from the coding sequence ATGAGAGCGTACTTGAATAAACAACTGCTATTAAATATATTTATAATAATCCTTTTGAATATTGTGGCTAGTTTTTTCTTCTTTAGGATAGACTTAACTGAAGAAAAAAGACATTCATTAAATGACACAACCAAAGATGTTGTATCCTCTTTAGATGATATTGCTTACGTAAAAGTATATCTAGATGGCGACTTGCCTTCGGGCTTTATTCGTCTTAAGAATTCGACTAAAGATATTTTAGATGAGTTTAGAAATTACTCTTCACTTATTGAGTATGAATTCATCAACACGAACGATTTTAGCTCTATTGATGAACGTAATAAATTATACACAGAACTTTCTGAAAATGGATTAGAACCTACAAATCTACAAGTACAAGAAAATAATGGAAATAGTGAACAGATTATTTTTCCTGGTGCTATTGTCTATTATAAAGGAAGAAGTCAATCCCTAAATCTTCTTCAAAATCAAATTGGAACAAACCCAGAAAATGTTTTAAATAATTCAATTGAAGATATTGAATTTGAGCTCACTAATGCGCTTTTTAAACTCATGAATAATAATAAACCCTCTATTGCATTTCTAGAGGGAAATAATGAATTAAATGAGCTTGAAACAGCTGATATAAGTCATTCACTAGGTCAAGTTAAAGGCTCATTATCTGAATATTTTAATGTTCAAAGATTTAATATAAAAGACTATGAATTAGAGGCTAATGGCTCACCTTCTTTAATAAATCAGCTAAATAGATTAAATAAGTTTGAAGCTATTATCATTGCTAAGCCAACACAAAAATTCACTAAAGTTGATAAGTTCCTTATTGACCAATACATAATGAATGGCGGTAAAACCATTTGGTTTATCGATGGAGTAATTATGGATATGGATAGTCTGAAGGGCAATGCACCTTACTCAATGGCAATACCCAATGATTTAAATTTAACCGATATGCTATTCAAGTATGGCCTTAGGGTTAACTATGATTTGGTAATGGATTTTCAAGCCGATAACATTCCAATTATTGTTGGCTATCAGGGTGATGTACCACAACAACAATTACTTCCTTGGCTCTACCACCCTATTTTTATCCCAAAAAGTAAGCACCCAATAGTCAAAAATATTGATGGCATAAAAAGTTCTTTTGTAAGCTCTGTTGATACGGTTAGTGCCAAGAATATTAAAAAAACACCTCTTTTATTCTCTTCTCCATACAGCAAATTACCAAAAGCCCCACACAGAGTAAGCCTTAATATACTAGAGCAAAATCCATCAATTGAACAATATAATCATGGGAAAATTCCAGTCGGCTATTTATTAGAAGGTAAATTTGAATCAGTATTTACGAACAGACTAGCACCTAATGATGATAAGTTGAAGCCCTTAAACCAGAGTAAAGCAAATAAAATGATTGTGTTTGGCGATGGTGATTTAATAAAAAACCACGTGAATTCATCTGGTCTATCGTATCCATTAGGCTATAATCATTACAGTAACACACAATATTTGGGTAATAAGCGAATGATTGTTAATGCATTAAATTATATTCTAGGAAACAATAATATTATAAATATCAGAGCCAAAGAGATCAATCTAAGATTACTGAATAAAAAGGAAATTAAAGAGAATAAACTTAAGTGGCAATTAATCAATACTCTATTGCCAATATTTATAATGAGCATAATTATTTCTTTATTACTTTTAAGACGAAAACGACAATACAGATGA